The genomic segment TACAAGCAGATTCATGATATCCGGATGATTGTTGAGTGCTGCGATGTGTAGGGGGCTGTTCTCTTCGGAGTCTCTGACGTTAACGTCGGCGCCACATTCCAACAAAATGGCGGTCACCTGAAGAGAGGGAAATTTGCAAACAGGGTAGCGGCCAACACAAGTGGTGTTTTTGTCTACAGCCAGGTGCAGAGGGCTAAAGTTGTTTTTTCCTTTGGGATGCAGCTTAAGGAACCTATAGATATTCTGTTTTTTCAAGTGCTCTTGCTCTGCGCTGCAGGGTACCTTCTCCAGCAAACAGATCAAGTGCAAAATAATAGAAAGGGCCTTGTTTAACTGGATTTGGTCAGGCGGCGTGGTTGCAGGTCTGACTGCTCTGTCTATCTCTAAAACGCTTTTGCACAGAACACCCATAAGGTCATCAAAAGTTACTGTAGTGTCAAACAAGCCTTTGGCTCGGTCCTGAAGCATGAAGGAAAAAAGCTCAGCAAAAGATAGCAAACTACTAGCGGTCATGGGACTTAAAGGATCCAAGTTGTTCTGCTGCATCTCCAAGGCATACTTCCATAAATTAATGCAACGCTTGAAGTTCCCAGAGTCTGCATAAACTGCACCTCGGTACCGGATATAATAGGAGGTATCTGGATGTGATGGACCCAAGATTCGCTCCCTTATCAAAAGCGCTTGCATCCTCATCTCATCGGGGTCAGCAATAAGGTTGTCCAATTCTTCAGCAGTATTAACCTCCTTGGCATAGTCATAAGCCATTATTAGAGCCTGCGGCACAGGCTTACTGAGGACATTAGTCCTATCACTGTACCTCATATCCATAGCTCTCTTCCAATACTTTAAGGCACCAAGAAGGTCCCGCTTTTTGTCAACAAATGTAGCTCCAAGGAGTTCAAGCGCATTGATGCGCTCAGTTTTACTGGTCTGTGGGTGTAGGGTAAGGAAATCAACAATATTTGTGTGGCCGGTCACGCTGGCGGAAAGCAGTGGTGTCATTCCATACCCATCTTTTTCCATCCGAGCTCCGTATTTCAGAAGCATTTTCATTATTTCCAAGCTTCCTGATTCAGCACAATCATGCAAGGCGGTATTTCCTGAAAAGAGAAATACCAGAGTTAAAATGAAAAGTCATACGACATGGAAAAAACAGAAGAGAAAGTAAAAACACTGCAGACAATTACagactaagggtgcattcacacgattgtatgcattttgcaggccgcaaaaaatacgggtgaCATCCTTTGttgcattgtttttttgtttttcatttttttgcagatccattgctaAAATGCCTGTGCTGgtctgtaaaacggacaagaataggacatgttctctctttTTTGCAAGACTGCGAAACAGACATGCAGATGCGGACAACCTACGGTGTGGTCTGCATTTTCTGcggcaccattgaaatgaatggatgcggataggatgtggaccttaCAAAATTAATTCAGTGGCTCCCCAGTGCCAGCGACAACTTTCACGCACTTCCAAGTAGGGTTGAGCGGTATACGGGtgatcacgatataccgcggtattaaaaaaacagcgatatcgccgtttcctaattaccgctgtattttgtgacgtcatcgaAGCGGGCATGTGTGCTGACCGCTTCTAGCTTCTAAATCTGCGTCCGCCCGCCCCTGCACCTTGCATAGCGCTGAGTACAAACACATTACTTCCTCTCGCTCCTGGCTTcttcttgctccgcctcccttattcaagtctccagactccacccaccatctgacatcacCGTCCGTCACCCACCCGTGCCGGTTCTATGTGGAGAACTCTGTGTGAGTACTGGGTGTCTCTGGAGACTTTTCCTGTGGCTGCCTCGGTAGTGTGCGCTAATGACAAAATTACAAACTCATTACTTCCCGCAGCCCCCGACTCTCCCTCCTActtgctcccatattcaaatctccGCCCACCGACATCTCATGTCAGAATCGGCGCACACAAGCGAAGCAGCCGCGGGAAAAGTATATTGTAAAGCATTATTGtatgtatggtggcctgtggccacaagactttattagaacgtcccccatacagtataacgtctttgtggcccccccatacagtataacgtctccttgtgtttttttcttttaaacgggtatttatcgcaatatatatagttatcgcgataaatttcttaatatcgttatcatctgaatatttttgataatcGCCCAACCCTACTTCCAAGACATTCCCATTAGAGACCTGGGGTGGACCTTATCTGGGGCAGTGCCAATATGATATAGTTCTTTTATAGACATCATCTTGACTATATGcttatttgtttaaaaaatatattataatatatatataaaaatatatatatatatatatatatatatatatatatatatatatatatatatatatatattattatttttttttttttttagatgttttGGCATTTTAAAAAAAGGGGTGTGGGAATGTGTGGCGGTTAGTCTCAACAGTTAGGACAAGCAAACCCTGACTGCCCGTTTCAGAAGTCTATTGTGTTACAGACATTTATCACTAGCCTGTCAATATTTTATACAAAGCAAAACGTCCATATATAGGTTTATAAAGCTCCAAGATCTGTACTAATGAGTTTAACATCAGATAAGTGGAATACAAAGAGTTAAAATCTCTGAACAAACAACTAAAGATCATATAATTAGgcagatactaattttaacatttCTGCTGGTTTCTTTGTTAACCTTGCGCCTCCATGTTTCACGCTGTAATGCTGAAAATAGATGAGAACTAAGCAGGAGAATCCTAATTAACTGCACAGAGGGAATAGGACGCTTAATGCGGTCAGGACTGTACTGTCAGCGACTCAATGGGAACGCGTCACCAAAAATGGTTTCCCAAAGTTAAAACcagataaaaaattttttaaaaaaaggatatGTATTTCTATCAATTTGTTTTTCCTTTACCAATTGCAGatttattc from the Bufo bufo chromosome 2, aBufBuf1.1, whole genome shotgun sequence genome contains:
- the FEM1C gene encoding protein fem-1 homolog C isoform X2, whose amino-acid sequence is MDLKTAVYNAARDGKLRLLSKLLENKAKDEVVMLMAEKTNGATPLLMAARYGHLDMVDYLLDQCSASVEIGGSVNFDGETIEGAPPLWAASAAGHLKVVQSLLDHGASVNNTTLTNSTPLRAACFDGHLEIVKYLVEHKADLEVANRHGHTCLMISCYKGHKEIAQFLLEKGADVNRKSVKGNTALHDCAESGSLEIMKMLLKYGARMEKDGYGMTPLLSASVTGHTNIVDFLTLHPQTSKTERINALELLGATFVDKKRDLLGALKYWKRAMDMRYSDRTNVLSKPVPQALIMAYDYAKEVNTAEELDNLIADPDEMRMQALLIRERILGPSHPDTSYYIRYRGAVYADSGNFKRCINLWKYALEMQQNNLDPLSPMTASSLLSFAELFSFMLQDRAKGLFDTTVTFDDLMGVLCKSVLEIDRAVRPATTPPDQIQLNKALSIILHLICLLEKVPCSAEQEHLKKQNIYRFLKLHPKGKNNFSPLHLAVDKNTTCVGRYPVCKFPSLQVTAILLECGADVNVRDSEENSPLHIAALNNHPDIMNLLVKSGAHFDSTNVHNQTACDLLDEKEMAKNLIQPINHTTLQCLAARVIVKHNLQYRKQIPEKLECFVLLHR
- the FEM1C gene encoding protein fem-1 homolog C isoform X1, producing the protein MHIHVFHSRATMDLKTAVYNAARDGKLRLLSKLLENKAKDEVVMLMAEKTNGATPLLMAARYGHLDMVDYLLDQCSASVEIGGSVNFDGETIEGAPPLWAASAAGHLKVVQSLLDHGASVNNTTLTNSTPLRAACFDGHLEIVKYLVEHKADLEVANRHGHTCLMISCYKGHKEIAQFLLEKGADVNRKSVKGNTALHDCAESGSLEIMKMLLKYGARMEKDGYGMTPLLSASVTGHTNIVDFLTLHPQTSKTERINALELLGATFVDKKRDLLGALKYWKRAMDMRYSDRTNVLSKPVPQALIMAYDYAKEVNTAEELDNLIADPDEMRMQALLIRERILGPSHPDTSYYIRYRGAVYADSGNFKRCINLWKYALEMQQNNLDPLSPMTASSLLSFAELFSFMLQDRAKGLFDTTVTFDDLMGVLCKSVLEIDRAVRPATTPPDQIQLNKALSIILHLICLLEKVPCSAEQEHLKKQNIYRFLKLHPKGKNNFSPLHLAVDKNTTCVGRYPVCKFPSLQVTAILLECGADVNVRDSEENSPLHIAALNNHPDIMNLLVKSGAHFDSTNVHNQTACDLLDEKEMAKNLIQPINHTTLQCLAARVIVKHNLQYRKQIPEKLECFVLLHR